One window from the genome of Garra rufa chromosome 1, GarRuf1.0, whole genome shotgun sequence encodes:
- the LOC141342190 gene encoding ecto-ADP-ribosyltransferase 5-like produces the protein MLLIIEALLLISAALGQDHRDAAVPGQIYSLDMALNSVDDQYIGCTENMTNIIKTEKLESEKNNSSVFNEAWQEGKKKSTSPENNLTESHSIAIFVYTVNDSRIYSNFNNAVYKGKQNYTENKFMWYSLHFLLTTAIQILKKTQDRCCLTYRGTQFQYKESSVLNQEVRFGSFASSSFNRIVAESFGSKTCFEIYTCEGADVTKYSKYPYQKEVLIPPYETFKITAVKKKQDQNDLWCETVFVLNSTRKKSDLNCGTVVTVFNSGNHVSYCELEIVLALYFLCFLDLSESTYVSEGFY, from the exons ATGCTGCTGATCATTGAAGCTCTTCTTCTCATTTCAGCTGCTCTAGGACAG GATCACAGAGATGCTGCTGTTCCGGGACAGATATATTCATTGGATATGGCTCTGAATTCTGTTGATGACCAATATATTGGCTGTACAGAGAATATGACGAAcataattaaaactgaaaaattaGAATCAGAAAAAAATAACTCATCTGTATTTAATGAAGCCTggcaagaaggaaaaaaaaaatccacatcaccAGAAAATAACTTGACAGAGAGTCATTCAATTGCCATTTTTGTGTACACTGTCAATGATTCTAGAATATATTCCAATTTCAATAATGCTGTTTATAAGGGTAAACAAAACTACACAGAGAACAAATTTATGTGGTATTCACTTCACTTTCTCTTAACTACTGCTATACAGATTTTGAAAAAAACACAAGATAGATGCTGTTTGACTTATCGTGGAACACAATTTCAGTATAAGGAAAGCAGTGTTTTAAACCAAGAAGTTCGTTTTGGTTcatttgcatcctcctcttttaATCGTATAGTAGCTGAAAGTTTTGGAtcaaaaacttgttttgaaaTCTACACTTGTGAAGGTGCTGATGTGACAAAATATTCTaagtatccttatcaaaaagaggtGCTGATTCCTCCATATGAGACTTTTAAAATCACTGCTGTCAAGAAAAAGCAGGATCAGAATGATCTCTGGTGTGAGACTGTGTTTGTGTTGAACAGCACTAGAAAGAAAAGTGACCTGAACTGTGGAACAGTGGTAACCGTGTTTAACAGTGGAAACC ATGTTTCTTATTGTGAACTTGAAATTGTTTTGGCTTTGTACTTTTTATGTTTTCTTGATTTGAGTGAATCCACTTATG TGTCTGAGGGATTTTACTAA
- the LOC141342202 gene encoding erythroblast NAD(P)(+)--arginine ADP-ribosyltransferase-like, which translates to MLLIIEALLLLAAVGQDHKAAAEKILLLDMALNSVDDQYDGCREKIGNLVETEYLKKEMNNSSEFNDTWLDGVNKAKKPEDNLKQIHSIALYVYTNNNSNVYRDLNNAVRREKQKYKEGTFKWYSLHFLLTEAIQILKKTQNRCYNTYRGTSVEFDKNVLKKEVRFGSFTSSTLDQKVASDFGFKSCFAIETCEGAEVIKYSKYPDQREVLIPPYEQFKVTAVKTRRDDKYLWCDTVFTLKTYRKISYLNCGVNTKAVQEREKL; encoded by the exons ATGCTGCTGATCATTGAAGCTCTTCTCCTTTTAGCTGCTGTAGGACAG GATCACAAAGCTGCTGCCGAAAAGATACTTTTACTTGATATGGCACTGAATTCAGTTGATGATCAATATGACGGTTGTAGAGAGAAAATTGGAAACCTGGTGGAGACAGAATACCTGAAGAAGGAAATGAACAACTCATCTGAATTTAATGATACTTGGCTAGATGGTGTAAACAAAGCCAAGAAACCAGAGGATAACTTGAAACAGATTCATTCAATTGCCCTTTATGTGTACACTAACAATAATTCTAACGTATATCGTGATTTGAATAATGCTGTTCGTAGAGAGAAACAAAAATACAAAGAGGGTACATTCAAATGGTATTCACTTCACTTTCTTTTAACAGAAGCAATACAGATTCTGAAGAAAACACAAAACAGATGCTATAATACATATCGTGGTACTTCAGTTGAATTTGATAAGAACGTTCTGAAGAAAGAGGTTCGTTTTGGCTCATTTACATCATCGACTCTTGATCAAAAAGTAGCAAGTGATTTTGGATTTAAATCTTGTTTTGCAATTGAAACTTGTGAAGGTGCTGAAGTGATTAAATACTCTAAGTATCCTGACCAGAGAGAGGTTCTAATTCCTCCTTATGAGCAGTTTAAAGTCACTGCTGTCAAGACGAGAAGAGATGACAAATATCTCTGGTGTGACACTGTGTTCACTTTGAAAACCTATAGAAAAATAAGTTACCTGAACTGTGGTGTTAATACAAAAGCAGTGCAAGAAAGAGAAAAACTTTAA